In the genome of Takifugu rubripes chromosome 18, fTakRub1.2, whole genome shotgun sequence, one region contains:
- the lsm8 gene encoding LSM8 homolog, U6 small nuclear RNA associated, whose product MSTALESYINRTVAIVTSDGRMIVGTLKGFDQTINLILDESHERVFSSSQGVEQVVLGLYIVRGDNVAVIGEIDEETDSTLDLGNIRAEPLNSVVH is encoded by the exons ATGTCTACCGCCCTGGAGAGCTATATTAACC GTACTGTGGCCATCGTCACCTCAGACGGCAGAATGATAGTG GGCACCCTGAAAGGCTTCGATCAGACCATCAACCTGATCCTGGATGAGAGTCACGAGCGGGTGTTTAGCTCCAGTCAGGGGGTGGAGCAGGTGGTTCTGGGACTGTACATCGTCAGAGGAGACAACGT GGCAGTGATCGGGGAAATCGATGAGGAAACGGACTCCACCCTGGATTTAGGAAACATCAGAGCAGAACCGCTCAACTCTGTTGTCCACTGA
- the tymp gene encoding thymidine phosphorylase gives MLTIPDLIKGKRDGRVLSDEEIRTFVRMVTNKSIQEAQIGAMLMAIWQKGMIDSEIQTLTREMMSSGEVMSWPKSWEGLVVDKHSTGGVGDKVSLVLVPALAVCGCKVPMISGRGLAHTGGTLDKMESIPGFNINQSASQILEILSSVGCCIVGQTESLVPADRVLYALRDATSTVDSLPLIAGSIISKKGAESLSALVLDVKFGQAALYKDLKGAKELAHLLVKVGNGLGIRTGAVLSSMNSMIGRCVGNSLEAMESLETLKGRGPDDLMELVNTLGGVLLLMTGLVPDLSEGRKQIHEAVTGGAALSRFQAMLEAQGVAREAAMQLCSAHTDYFKVLRKSEHQLELQSGADGTVLDINGLVIAEVLHNLGAGRTKAGQAINHSVGAELLVSVGQRVAKGDSWLRLHHEDAALPPDLISRLQNAVMLGNADTGVRPKLIEELLLPRS, from the exons ATGCTAACGATCCCAGATCTGATCAAAGGCAAGCGTGACGGACGAGTCCTGAGTGATGAAGAGATCAGGACCTTCGTCCGGATGGTGACCAACAAGTCCATCCAGGAGGCTCAAATCG GAGCCATGCTCATGGCCATCTGGCAGAAGGGAATGATTGACAGCGAGATCCAGACCCTGACCAgggagatgatgtcatcaggggAAGTGATGTCATGGCCAAAGAGCTGGGAGGGGCTGGTGGTTGACAAACACTCGACTGGAGGGGTCGGGGATAAGGTCagcctggtgctggtgccagcgctcgctgtgtgtgggtgtaag GTGCCAATGATCAGTGGTCGGGGCTTGGCTCATACGGGAGGAACTCTGGACAAAATGGAATCGATTCCAGGATTCAACATCAACCAATCTGCTTCTCAG ATTCTGGAGATCCTGAGTTCTGTGGGCTGCTGCATTGTGGGTCAGACTGAAAGTCTGGTTCCTGCAGATCGGGTCCTCTATGCTCTGCGAGATGCCACCAGTACTGTGGACAGCCTGCCACTGATTGCTG GTTCTATTATCTCAAAGAAAGGTGCTGAGTCACTCTCTGCTCTCGTGCTGGACGTCAAGTTTGGACAAGCTGCTCTGTATAAAGACCTGAAGGGTGCTAAAGAGTTAGCTCATCTGCTG GTGAAAGTCGGAAATGGTCTGGGGATACGAACGGGGGCGGTACTCAGCAGTATGAACAGTATGATTGGTCGATGTGTTGGAAACAGTCTGGAGGCGATGGAGTCTCTAGAGACGCTAAAGGGCCGAGGACCTGACGACCTGATGGAGCTGGTCAACACTCTGG GTGGAGTCCTGCTACTGATGACTGGGTTGGTTCCTGACCTGTCAGAGGGCAGGAAGCAGATTCATGAGGCGGTGACAGGTGGAGCTGCCCTGTCCAGGTTCCAGGCTATGCTGGAAGCTCAGGGCGTGGCCAGAGAGGCGGCCATGCAGCTTTGCTCCGCCCACACTGATTACTTCAAGGTCCTGAGGAAATCTGAGcatcagctggagctgcagtctggaGCAGATG GAACGGTTCTGGACATCAACGGTTTAGTTATAGCTGAGGTTCTTCATAACCTGGGGGCAGGCCGAACGAAGGCTGGACAAGCTATCAATCACAGCGTGGGGGCAGAGTTGCTGGTGTCTGTCGGCCAGCGGGTGgctaaag GCGATTCTTGGTTGAGGCTCCATCATGAGGACGCAGCCCTGCCCCCAGACCTAATCAGCCGATTACAGAATGCAGTGATGCTTGGAAACGCTGACACAGGTGTACGGCCCAAATTGATTGAAGAACTTCTGCTACCTCGTTCTTAA